The Echinicola rosea genome has a segment encoding these proteins:
- the tatC gene encoding twin-arginine translocase subunit TatC, protein MALDQYREEEEEDGMSFLDHLEQLRWHLVRSIAAVLIFSVLAFLSKSFVFGQVILGPSKVDFFTYRMLCKVSDALSIPALCIQELPFILQSRQMTGQFSMHMTSSLVVGLIVAFPYVFWEVWRFISPGLYSKERNAARGAVFFVSLLFFMGAAFGYYILSPLSINFLSHYRLDPSIANEFDITSYISTLVMLVLASAVMFQLPVVIYFLSMSGLVSAAMLKSYRRHAIVVILLLSAIITPPDVISQLLIAMPILVLYEAGIMIAKRLERRRREERAAEDY, encoded by the coding sequence GTGGCATTAGATCAATACCGGGAAGAAGAGGAAGAAGACGGCATGTCCTTTTTGGACCATTTGGAGCAACTGCGTTGGCATTTGGTCCGATCCATAGCTGCCGTGCTGATTTTCTCTGTACTGGCCTTCCTTTCTAAGAGTTTTGTTTTTGGACAGGTGATTTTGGGGCCATCCAAGGTGGATTTTTTCACCTACAGGATGCTCTGCAAGGTCTCAGATGCATTGAGCATTCCGGCGCTCTGTATCCAAGAACTCCCCTTCATCCTGCAGAGTAGGCAGATGACGGGACAATTTTCCATGCACATGACCTCCAGTTTGGTGGTGGGGCTGATCGTAGCTTTCCCGTATGTTTTTTGGGAAGTGTGGCGTTTTATCAGCCCAGGGCTCTATTCCAAAGAAAGAAATGCTGCTCGGGGAGCAGTGTTCTTTGTGAGCTTGCTGTTCTTTATGGGGGCTGCTTTCGGGTATTATATCCTGTCGCCACTGTCCATTAATTTCCTGTCACATTACCGCTTGGATCCTTCCATTGCCAATGAATTTGATATCACTTCGTATATCTCTACCTTGGTGATGTTGGTATTGGCTTCTGCAGTGATGTTTCAGCTTCCAGTGGTGATTTACTTCCTGTCCATGTCAGGGCTTGTTAGTGCAGCGATGCTGAAGTCATACAGAAGACATGCCATTGTGGTCATCCTGTTGCTGTCGGCGATTATCACTCCGCCAGATGTCATCAGTCAGCTGTTGATTGCCATGCCGATATTGGTACTGTATGAGGCAGGAATTATGATCGCCAAGCGGCTGGAGCGAAGACGACGGGAAGAACGAGCAGCAGAAGACTATTAA